The following coding sequences lie in one Chelonoidis abingdonii isolate Lonesome George chromosome 6, CheloAbing_2.0, whole genome shotgun sequence genomic window:
- the LOC116837953 gene encoding iron-sulfur cluster assembly 1 homolog, mitochondrial, translating into MASSVVRATVRAVSKRKIQATRAALTLTPSAVHKIKQLLKDKPDHVGVKVGVRTRGCNGLSYTLDYTKTKGDSDEEVIQDGVRVFIEKKAQLTLLGTEMDYVEDKLSSEFVFNNPNIKGTCGCGESFNI; encoded by the exons ATGGCCTCCTCGGTGGTCAGAGCCACGGTCCGAGCCGTGAGCAAGAGGAAGATACAGGCCACCCGGGCCGCCCTTACTCTG ACTCCGTCAGCTGTACATAAGATAAAACAGCTTCTTAAAGATAAACCTGATCAT GTAGGTGTGAAAGTTGGAGTCCGTACAAGGGGGTGTAATGGACTTTCATACACGTTAGACTATACAAAAACAAAAGGCGACTCTGATGAAGAAGTAATTCAAGATG GAGTCAGAGTGTTTATTGAAAAGAAAGCACAACTGACACTTCTAGGAACTGAAATGGACTATGTAGAAGACAAGCTATCCAGTGAATTTGTTTTCAATAATCCAAACATCAAAGGAACATgcggctgtggagaaagctttaaCATTTGA